The Synechocystis sp. PCC 7509 genome includes a window with the following:
- the ftsY gene encoding signal recognition particle-docking protein FtsY codes for MVFNWFRRQFSDKDASTPEEEATITPAEVEPEAETSSEEDTAAEYLKWAKAAYQNIQQQQAQSTPQSIVENVIAEQGTAEIAEPETPVVPQADEPDAETPVVPQANEPDAEPETLVVPQANEPDAETPLAPSEELSNNLETEETTPLPFWAQTEADRLARIERLKATAIEEVEPEGSPQVQPTQELLVAFDEGFLWSAEILASQGRRPEDISLEEITWLKKLRQGLDKTRRSIVNQLKAIVGQGPLNQAAVTEIETLLLQADVGVQATDYIINALQERLKQEALPADEAIAYLKQILRDMLDRPLETYSRTFIPEKDTLNIWLMTGVNGAGKTTTIGKLAHIAQKSGYKCLIGAADTFRAAAVEQVKIWGARSGTEVVANPGQNTDPAAVVFDAIAAAQSRSIELLLVDTAGRLQNKKNLMDELSKIRRIVDKKAPDAKVESLLVLDSTLGQNGLRQAEVFAEAAQLSGVVLTKLDGTAKGGIALAVVQQLGLPIRFIGAGEGIEDLRPFSSYEFVEALLSN; via the coding sequence ATGGTTTTTAATTGGTTTCGCCGTCAATTTAGCGATAAAGATGCCTCTACCCCAGAAGAAGAAGCTACTATTACCCCGGCGGAGGTAGAACCCGAAGCTGAAACTTCCTCAGAGGAAGACACGGCGGCAGAATACTTAAAATGGGCTAAGGCGGCTTACCAAAATATTCAACAACAGCAAGCACAATCTACCCCACAAAGCATTGTTGAGAATGTCATTGCCGAACAAGGAACGGCGGAAATCGCAGAGCCAGAAACGCCAGTTGTTCCCCAAGCAGATGAACCAGACGCAGAAACGCCAGTTGTTCCCCAAGCAAACGAGCCAGACGCAGAGCCAGAAACATTAGTAGTTCCCCAAGCAAACGAACCGGACGCAGAAACGCCCCTAGCTCCCTCTGAGGAACTCAGCAACAATCTAGAAACAGAGGAAACAACCCCCCTGCCATTTTGGGCGCAAACTGAAGCTGACAGACTAGCAAGAATAGAAAGGCTCAAAGCTACAGCAATTGAAGAAGTTGAACCCGAAGGATCGCCACAAGTCCAACCTACACAAGAATTATTAGTTGCTTTTGATGAAGGGTTTTTGTGGTCGGCGGAAATTTTAGCATCTCAAGGTCGTCGCCCGGAAGATATTTCCCTTGAAGAAATCACTTGGCTCAAAAAACTTCGGCAAGGATTAGATAAAACCCGCCGTAGTATAGTTAATCAGCTAAAAGCCATAGTAGGTCAAGGTCCACTCAATCAAGCGGCGGTAACGGAAATAGAAACATTGTTATTGCAAGCAGATGTAGGAGTTCAAGCGACCGATTATATTATTAATGCCCTGCAAGAGCGGCTAAAACAGGAAGCCTTACCCGCCGACGAAGCGATCGCCTATCTTAAGCAAATTCTCCGCGATATGCTCGATCGCCCTTTAGAAACCTATTCCCGCACCTTTATACCCGAAAAAGACACCCTGAATATTTGGCTGATGACGGGAGTAAATGGTGCAGGTAAAACTACAACTATCGGCAAACTTGCCCATATTGCCCAAAAATCCGGCTATAAATGCTTAATTGGCGCGGCGGATACCTTTCGAGCGGCGGCGGTGGAACAGGTAAAAATTTGGGGTGCAAGAAGTGGGACGGAAGTAGTAGCTAATCCCGGACAAAATACCGATCCCGCCGCCGTAGTGTTTGATGCGATCGCGGCGGCTCAGTCTCGTTCTATAGAGCTATTATTAGTAGACACAGCAGGACGACTGCAAAATAAGAAGAATTTGATGGACGAACTAAGTAAAATTCGCCGGATTGTAGACAAAAAAGCCCCCGATGCTAAGGTGGAATCGCTTTTAGTTTTAGATTCTACTCTCGGTCAAAATGGACTGAGACAAGCGGAAGTTTTCGCCGAAGCCGCGCAGTTAAGCGGTGTAGTTTTAACTAAACTTGATGGTACAGCTAAAGGAGGAATTGCCTTAGCTGTAGTACAGCAGCTTGGTCTACCAATTCGGTTTATAGGTGCGGGGGAAGGAATAGAAGATTTGCGCCCCTTTTCTAGCTACGAATTTGTCGAAGCATTACTCAGTAATTAG
- a CDS encoding ArsR/SmtB family transcription factor — MKSAISGPSEIVQQVAEYFSLLSEPMRLRLLNLLRDREKCVQELVEATHTSQANVSKHLKIMWQAGILSRRSEGTCAYYRVEDEMIFELCNQVCDRLANRIEQQAHQFRVLNGKGQGASKRQEARGLPYS; from the coding sequence ATGAAATCAGCAATATCTGGTCCATCAGAAATTGTGCAACAAGTAGCTGAATACTTCAGCCTCCTAAGCGAACCGATGCGTTTGCGTCTGCTAAATTTGCTTCGCGATCGCGAAAAATGTGTCCAAGAACTGGTAGAGGCGACTCATACAAGTCAAGCTAATGTCTCGAAGCACTTAAAAATAATGTGGCAGGCAGGCATTTTGAGCCGTCGCAGCGAAGGAACTTGTGCTTATTACCGGGTAGAAGACGAAATGATTTTTGAATTATGTAATCAAGTATGCGATCGCTTGGCTAATCGAATCGAACAGCAAGCCCATCAATTTCGCGTTCTCAATGGCAAGGGACAGGGAGCAAGCAAAAGGCAAGAGGCAAGAGGCTTGCCTTATTCATGA
- a CDS encoding AbrB/MazE/SpoVT family DNA-binding domain-containing protein, whose product MAAQVAKWGHSLGIRIPAPIAKQVHLEEGTDITFAVVGNSLVIRPKRRKYTLDELLEGMTPDNLQSEIDMGMPVGNEVW is encoded by the coding sequence ATGGCTGCTCAAGTTGCTAAATGGGGGCATAGTTTAGGTATCCGTATACCCGCACCAATAGCAAAACAAGTCCATCTAGAAGAAGGGACTGATATAACTTTCGCTGTTGTTGGCAATAGCCTTGTAATTCGACCAAAGCGGCGTAAATATACTCTTGACGAACTTCTTGAGGGGATGACTCCAGACAATCTTCAATCCGAAATTGATATGGGAATGCCTGTAGGTAATGAAGTCTGGTAA
- a CDS encoding DUF1823 family protein has protein sequence MTDLPSLNTNTIWAILNDEIDDATVNKLVWHYLGYSYNQQTAAWNNNNVISDWRDEYPEPPNFLENRPATVKLTRSIPPENKQLLKEELGFKGYKIGEFTPRHTRRATAANWLLSYLKLHR, from the coding sequence ATGACTGATTTACCCTCCCTAAATACAAATACTATTTGGGCTATTTTAAATGATGAAATTGATGATGCTACTGTCAACAAGTTAGTTTGGCATTACTTGGGTTATAGCTACAACCAGCAAACAGCAGCTTGGAATAATAATAATGTCATTTCCGATTGGCGCGATGAATATCCTGAGCCACCAAACTTTTTAGAAAACCGTCCAGCTACAGTAAAACTAACTCGCTCTATTCCTCCAGAAAATAAACAATTACTTAAAGAAGAACTAGGTTTTAAAGGTTACAAAATAGGAGAATTTACCCCTAGACACACTCGCCGAGCTACGGCAGCTAACTGGCTACTAAGTTATTTAAAACTCCATCGCTAA
- the efp gene encoding elongation factor P encodes MISSNDFRPGVTIVLDGAVWRVVEFLHVKPGKGSAFVRTKLKNSASGSVIERTFRAGETVPQANLEKSTMQHTYKEGDDYVFMDMESYEESRLSAKQIGDRVKYIKEGMEVNVVRWDEQILEVELPNTVVLEITQTDPGLKGDTATGGTKPATVETGAMVMVPLFITTGERIRIDTRTDSYQGRE; translated from the coding sequence ATGATCTCTAGTAACGACTTCAGACCGGGTGTAACAATTGTATTAGATGGTGCCGTTTGGCGAGTGGTAGAATTTCTCCACGTTAAGCCGGGTAAAGGTTCAGCTTTCGTGCGCACGAAACTAAAAAACTCCGCCTCTGGCAGTGTTATTGAACGCACCTTTAGAGCAGGGGAAACCGTACCTCAAGCGAATTTAGAAAAAAGCACTATGCAGCATACCTATAAAGAAGGTGATGACTACGTGTTTATGGATATGGAATCTTACGAAGAAAGCCGCTTGAGCGCAAAACAAATTGGCGATCGCGTTAAGTATATTAAAGAAGGCATGGAAGTAAACGTCGTACGCTGGGACGAACAAATATTAGAAGTTGAATTGCCAAATACAGTAGTTTTAGAAATCACCCAAACCGATCCCGGACTTAAGGGCGATACGGCAACAGGTGGGACAAAACCCGCTACGGTAGAAACGGGGGCAATGGTTATGGTGCCGTTGTTTATCACTACTGGCGAACGCATTCGTATTGATACTCGTACCGATAGCTACCAAGGGCGAGAATAA
- a CDS encoding GerMN domain-containing protein, with protein sequence MTRQQRVNGISGGAIAFATTAALAAGGGLAWWSFQPTNTITPNITPNVVQNSPPPATVQSTTARIYLLKDTGKNLELVPTPIEINAEQPNAVLTAAFNSLLTPAENATVSSTIPEGTKLRSLKILNDGIHVDLSTEFTTGGGSASMTGRLAQVIYTATTLQPEAKVWIEVEGKPLEILGGEGLEIERPMTRQSFEENFSL encoded by the coding sequence ATGACACGACAACAAAGAGTTAATGGTATTTCTGGAGGTGCGATCGCTTTTGCCACTACCGCCGCCTTAGCGGCGGGTGGTGGGCTTGCTTGGTGGAGTTTTCAACCCACTAATACTATTACACCAAACATTACGCCCAATGTAGTCCAAAATTCCCCACCGCCAGCTACAGTACAATCTACTACGGCAAGAATCTACTTACTTAAAGATACGGGCAAAAATTTAGAGCTTGTCCCTACGCCCATAGAAATCAATGCCGAACAGCCAAATGCTGTTTTAACCGCAGCCTTTAATAGTTTACTTACACCTGCTGAGAACGCCACAGTCAGCAGTACGATTCCTGAAGGTACAAAACTTCGCAGCTTGAAAATTCTTAATGATGGTATTCACGTCGATTTATCAACAGAATTTACAACTGGAGGCGGTAGTGCCTCTATGACTGGTCGTTTGGCACAGGTTATTTACACGGCAACAACCTTACAACCAGAGGCAAAAGTGTGGATAGAGGTGGAGGGCAAACCATTAGAAATTTTAGGCGGTGAAGGCTTAGAAATAGAGCGACCTATGACACGCCAAAGCTTTGAGGAAAACTTTTCGCTCTAA
- the proS gene encoding proline--tRNA ligase, which produces MRLSKMLFVTLREDPTEAEIPSHKLLLRAGYIRRIGSGIYAYLPLMWRVLQKVSQIVREEMNATGAQECLLPQIQPAELWRESGRWDTYTKAEGIMFSLKDRQDRELGLGPTHEEVITTVARETIRSYRQLPVHLYQIQTKFRDEIRPRFGLMRGREFIMKDGYSFHTDTESLKKTYDDMHQAYSNMLRRSGLAFRAVQADSGAIGGSGSQEFMVLAEAGEDEVLYTEDGQYAANVEKAVSLPPTAETSPFTTYEKRETPGTETIEKVCKLLDCSPTTLVKNVLYQAVYDNGMTVLVLVSIRGDRDVNEVKLQNHLTNLASQYSAKNVLALTVPDTEAQKKWAAKSLPLGYIAPDIGDDYIKSDRTIHPKFLRLVDETAASLQNFVTGANEANYHVVGANWDRQFPKPSQAIDLQKARSGDFSTHNSTQILQSARGIEVGHIFQLGTKYSQALGATYTSEQGEELPLVMGCYGVGVSRLAQSAVEQSYDKDGIIWSVAIAPYHVIICIPNISDTQQVETAEKLYTDLNAAGIETLLDDRNERAGVKFKDADLIGIPYRIVTGRSLKENKVEVVDRKSRQSQEIPIDEVVATLSQWIKAALTA; this is translated from the coding sequence ATGCGACTTTCAAAAATGTTATTTGTTACTCTGCGGGAAGATCCTACAGAAGCAGAAATTCCCAGTCACAAATTATTACTCCGAGCGGGTTATATCCGTCGCATTGGTAGCGGTATCTATGCTTATTTACCCTTAATGTGGCGCGTATTGCAAAAAGTCTCCCAAATTGTGCGCGAAGAAATGAACGCCACAGGGGCGCAAGAATGCTTATTACCTCAAATCCAACCTGCGGAATTGTGGCGAGAGTCTGGGCGCTGGGATACCTACACTAAAGCCGAAGGAATTATGTTTTCCCTTAAAGATCGTCAAGATCGCGAATTAGGTTTAGGGCCCACCCATGAAGAAGTAATTACTACTGTAGCCCGTGAAACTATCCGCTCTTACCGTCAATTACCCGTACATCTCTATCAAATTCAAACTAAGTTTAGGGATGAAATTCGCCCCCGTTTTGGACTGATGCGCGGACGAGAATTTATTATGAAAGATGGTTACTCTTTCCACACCGATACTGAAAGCCTGAAAAAAACCTACGACGATATGCACCAGGCTTATAGTAATATGCTTCGCCGTTCGGGTTTGGCATTTCGAGCCGTACAAGCAGATTCAGGAGCGATTGGCGGTTCTGGTTCGCAAGAATTTATGGTACTAGCGGAAGCTGGAGAAGATGAGGTACTTTACACCGAAGATGGACAATACGCCGCCAACGTAGAAAAGGCTGTATCTTTACCACCAACGGCGGAAACGTCCCCTTTTACAACCTACGAAAAGCGAGAAACTCCAGGGACTGAAACTATAGAGAAAGTTTGTAAGTTACTAGATTGTTCGCCAACAACCTTAGTTAAAAATGTCCTATATCAGGCAGTTTATGACAATGGCATGACAGTTTTAGTTTTAGTTAGCATTCGTGGAGATAGAGATGTTAACGAAGTTAAGCTACAAAACCATTTAACTAATTTAGCTAGTCAATACAGCGCCAAAAATGTTTTAGCTTTAACTGTTCCCGATACCGAAGCACAAAAAAAATGGGCGGCTAAATCTTTACCATTGGGTTACATCGCGCCGGATATTGGCGATGATTATATAAAGAGCGATCGCACTATCCATCCCAAGTTTTTACGCTTAGTCGATGAAACTGCTGCTTCTCTGCAAAACTTTGTCACTGGCGCAAATGAAGCTAATTACCACGTAGTCGGCGCAAATTGGGATCGACAATTCCCCAAACCCTCACAGGCTATAGATTTACAAAAAGCAAGATCCGGCGACTTCTCAACCCATAATTCTACTCAAATCTTACAAAGTGCTAGAGGTATTGAAGTCGGGCATATTTTTCAACTAGGAACTAAATACTCGCAAGCCTTGGGAGCTACCTACACGAGCGAACAAGGGGAGGAATTGCCCTTAGTAATGGGTTGTTATGGTGTGGGGGTATCGCGTCTAGCACAGTCGGCGGTAGAGCAATCTTATGATAAAGATGGGATTATTTGGTCAGTTGCGATCGCGCCTTATCACGTAATTATCTGCATTCCCAATATTAGCGACACTCAGCAAGTAGAAACAGCAGAAAAACTCTACACAGATTTAAACGCCGCCGGAATTGAGACTTTACTAGACGATCGCAACGAACGAGCGGGAGTTAAGTTTAAAGATGCTGATTTAATCGGTATACCTTACAGAATCGTTACCGGGCGCAGCCTGAAGGAAAATAAAGTAGAAGTTGTAGACAGAAAAAGCCGCCAATCTCAAGAGATCCCAATTGATGAAGTAGTAGCTACTTTGAGTCAATGGATTAAAGCCGCCTTGACTGCTTGA
- a CDS encoding type II toxin-antitoxin system PemK/MazF family toxin has product MKSGKPTKIYVPERGDIVKLDFSPHLGHEQGFKRPAIILSPSQYNKLASLAVMCPITEHSKGYPFEVELPEGMKTIGVVLSDQIKSFDWKARRIRFAEKAPTELLEEVLAKLEALLSY; this is encoded by the coding sequence ATGAAGTCTGGTAAGCCAACAAAAATTTACGTTCCAGAACGAGGTGATATTGTAAAACTAGACTTTAGCCCTCATCTGGGACACGAGCAGGGATTTAAACGCCCTGCTATTATTTTGTCACCGAGTCAGTATAACAAGCTGGCATCCTTAGCCGTGATGTGTCCAATAACTGAGCATTCAAAGGGCTATCCCTTTGAAGTCGAATTACCAGAAGGAATGAAAACGATTGGTGTTGTTTTAAGCGATCAAATTAAAAGCTTTGATTGGAAAGCACGTCGAATTAGATTTGCTGAAAAAGCCCCAACAGAATTACTTGAGGAAGTATTAGCCAAGCTGGAAGCTTTACTATCTTATTAA
- the accB gene encoding acetyl-CoA carboxylase biotin carboxyl carrier protein: MRSILAVLLDFNELRQLLITISQTDITEFALKSDEFELTIRKNSSVREEISPGLAATEGLKATLPSVTATNSQELVERRATDAAAEVQMPVSAPPMEQKSVEVISPMVGTFYRAPAPGEAAFVEVGDRIRLGQTVCIIEAMKLMNEIETEVSGQVIQILVQDGEPIEYGQPLMRINPN, from the coding sequence ATGAGGTCAATACTTGCTGTGCTACTCGATTTTAACGAACTGCGCCAACTTTTAATTACAATTTCTCAAACCGATATTACCGAGTTTGCCCTCAAAAGCGATGAGTTTGAATTGACAATTCGCAAAAATTCTAGTGTGAGGGAAGAAATTTCTCCAGGATTAGCGGCAACAGAGGGCTTAAAGGCGACTTTGCCATCGGTAACGGCTACCAATTCCCAAGAATTAGTCGAGCGCCGCGCCACCGATGCGGCAGCAGAAGTACAGATGCCCGTGAGTGCGCCACCAATGGAGCAAAAATCTGTAGAGGTGATTTCGCCAATGGTCGGCACATTCTACCGCGCCCCGGCTCCGGGAGAAGCCGCTTTTGTGGAAGTTGGCGATCGCATTCGTCTCGGTCAAACCGTTTGCATTATTGAAGCAATGAAACTGATGAACGAGATTGAAACCGAGGTATCTGGACAAGTGATCCAAATCCTCGTTCAAGATGGCGAACCGATAGAATACGGGCAACCTTTGATGCGAATTAATCCAAACTGA
- a CDS encoding 3-deoxy-7-phosphoheptulonate synthase: protein MHNHLSNTHIENSHTLITPEQIRKILPINEQLEESILKFRREIEKILEFQDSRKFIVVGPCSIHDTKSAEEYAHKLKLLAQKVEDKLLLIMRVYFEKPRTTVGWKGLINDPDLDDSFQIEKGLLTARRLLIKLAELGLPTATEALDPIIPQYIGELISWSAIGARTTESQTHREMASGLSMPVGFKNGTDGSIKVALNALESAKNPHNFLGINPKGQVSSFKTKGNAYGHVILRGGGSKPNFEAESVKDAEEKLKQANLPPRIVIDCSHGNSNKDYKLQSGVFENVIKQVLEGNTSIVGMMLESNLYEGSQSIPSDLQQLKYGVSVTDKCINWTETERIILAAYEKLK from the coding sequence ATGCACAATCATTTATCTAACACTCACATTGAAAATTCTCATACTTTGATTACTCCCGAACAAATTAGAAAAATTTTGCCTATAAACGAGCAACTAGAAGAAAGTATTTTGAAGTTTAGGCGGGAAATTGAGAAAATTTTAGAATTTCAAGATAGTAGAAAATTTATAGTAGTTGGACCCTGCTCAATCCACGATACCAAATCCGCCGAAGAATACGCCCACAAATTAAAACTTTTAGCCCAAAAAGTTGAAGACAAACTCTTGCTAATTATGAGAGTTTATTTTGAAAAGCCACGGACAACAGTTGGTTGGAAAGGATTAATTAACGATCCAGATTTGGATGATTCTTTTCAAATTGAAAAAGGCTTGTTGACGGCGCGGAGATTGCTAATAAAACTTGCAGAATTAGGCTTACCCACAGCTACCGAAGCCCTTGATCCAATCATACCTCAATACATTGGTGAATTAATTTCTTGGTCAGCTATTGGAGCGCGTACCACTGAGTCACAAACTCATAGAGAAATGGCAAGCGGGCTATCTATGCCTGTAGGTTTTAAAAATGGTACAGATGGCAGTATTAAAGTAGCTTTAAATGCTTTAGAATCAGCTAAAAATCCGCACAATTTTCTAGGGATTAATCCTAAAGGTCAAGTAAGTAGTTTCAAAACTAAAGGTAATGCCTACGGTCATGTTATATTACGTGGCGGTGGTAGTAAGCCTAATTTTGAAGCTGAAAGCGTCAAAGATGCGGAAGAAAAATTGAAGCAAGCAAATTTACCTCCCAGAATTGTTATTGATTGCAGTCATGGCAACTCAAACAAAGATTATAAATTACAATCTGGAGTTTTTGAAAATGTAATTAAGCAAGTTTTAGAAGGCAATACTTCTATTGTAGGGATGATGTTAGAATCCAATTTATATGAAGGAAGCCAATCAATTCCTAGCGATTTACAACAGCTTAAATATGGCGTTTCTGTAACAGATAAGTGTATTAATTGGACAGAAACCGAGCGAATTATTTTGGCGGCTTATGAAAAACTGAAGTAA
- a CDS encoding SOS response-associated peptidase: protein MCGRFTLSQPIDAIASAFNLRQVPPLEPRYNIAPTQLVPAILQPSAQNEKQLQMLRWGLIPSWAKEPNIGVKLINARAETVSEKPSFKAAFKRRRCLIVADGFYEWQRQEGKKQPYYFRLKNLQAFAFAGLWEHWLSPDAQTITSCTILTTEANDVLRPIHDRMPVIIDPKDYLLWLNPAIQTEQLLPLLRPYQADLMTSYAVSNKVNSPKNNTPECINSL from the coding sequence ATGTGTGGAAGATTTACTTTAAGTCAGCCAATTGATGCGATCGCATCGGCGTTTAATCTCCGCCAAGTTCCACCTTTAGAACCACGCTATAATATTGCTCCTACTCAGCTAGTCCCTGCTATATTGCAACCATCCGCACAAAATGAAAAGCAATTACAAATGCTTCGTTGGGGTTTAATTCCCTCTTGGGCAAAAGAGCCGAATATTGGAGTCAAACTAATTAATGCTAGGGCGGAAACCGTCAGCGAAAAACCATCTTTCAAAGCTGCTTTTAAGCGGCGGCGATGTTTAATAGTTGCGGATGGATTCTATGAATGGCAACGTCAAGAAGGCAAGAAGCAACCTTACTATTTTCGGCTAAAAAACTTACAAGCGTTTGCCTTTGCAGGTTTGTGGGAACACTGGCTTTCGCCTGATGCACAAACAATTACTTCTTGTACTATCTTAACTACCGAAGCTAACGATGTATTACGTCCTATCCATGACCGAATGCCAGTAATTATCGATCCGAAAGACTATCTTCTTTGGCTAAATCCAGCGATACAAACTGAGCAGTTATTGCCTCTTTTGCGCCCATATCAAGCCGATTTAATGACAAGTTATGCTGTTAGCAACAAAGTTAATAGCCCTAAAAACAATACTCCCGAATGTATTAATAGTTTATAA
- a CDS encoding LmeA family phospholipid-binding protein has translation MQAKTTVEFITILLSSLLGLVAPTGLVVEKVATNAVRSQFTQVEKLQVRIDNPPSHQLLVGKVQKIRIAARGLLLKQPAIRLAVLEVETDPINLDISSIRGGKPTLKQPLQAGIRLVVNSQDINQSLKSPAVVDRLQNLGLNILQTPSSDQQRYNAVNPCVKFLPNRLRLQVELTEANAPPLAIKVELGLNIVAGTQIQLVDPVVYVNQEKVPQQIVDAIANNFNKQLNLVHLEAYGLQTRILKLAVSQEKLEIAAFVRVDNSSPFFKKS, from the coding sequence TTGCAGGCTAAAACTACAGTGGAATTTATCACAATCTTGCTATCTAGCCTCTTAGGTTTAGTTGCGCCTACAGGCTTAGTTGTGGAAAAAGTGGCAACTAATGCCGTGCGATCGCAATTTACCCAAGTAGAAAAGCTACAAGTCCGCATAGATAACCCACCCAGTCATCAACTATTGGTTGGTAAAGTTCAAAAAATCCGCATCGCTGCTAGAGGTTTGCTGCTTAAACAGCCAGCTATTCGCCTAGCAGTATTGGAAGTAGAAACCGATCCGATTAACTTAGATATTTCTAGTATCCGAGGAGGAAAGCCAACTTTAAAGCAACCTTTGCAAGCCGGGATACGTCTAGTTGTCAATTCCCAAGACATCAATCAATCTTTAAAATCTCCTGCGGTGGTAGACAGGTTGCAAAACTTAGGGCTTAATATCCTTCAAACCCCCTCTAGCGACCAACAACGCTATAACGCCGTCAATCCCTGTGTAAAATTTTTACCTAATCGATTGCGATTGCAAGTAGAACTAACCGAAGCTAATGCCCCACCTTTAGCAATTAAAGTAGAGTTAGGACTAAATATTGTTGCTGGGACGCAAATTCAACTTGTTGACCCCGTAGTATATGTAAACCAGGAGAAAGTACCACAACAAATTGTTGATGCGATCGCCAATAATTTCAATAAACAACTCAATCTCGTTCATCTAGAAGCTTACGGTCTTCAAACTAGAATTTTAAAATTAGCCGTAAGTCAAGAAAAGTTAGAAATTGCTGCCTTTGTGCGAGTAGATAATTCTTCACCCTTTTTTAAAAAGTCTTAG
- a CDS encoding acylphosphatase, translating into MPIRSSFDGLVAKGAIALQNCNNLLKFMPNSPPQAQLIRYHVLGSGKVQGVGYQRSVMQAAKNFNLKGWVGNLLAAIEAVFTGNIRDTDQMLGGCRQENSRVQVKGITVKQEKPEGIQSLKIRC; encoded by the coding sequence GTGCCTATTCGTAGTAGTTTTGACGGATTAGTAGCAAAAGGTGCGATCGCGTTACAAAACTGCAACAATCTACTTAAATTCATGCCAAATTCACCCCCTCAAGCTCAACTAATTCGATATCATGTTTTAGGATCGGGAAAAGTACAGGGCGTTGGTTATCAAAGGTCAGTTATGCAAGCAGCCAAGAACTTTAACCTCAAGGGGTGGGTAGGAAATCTACTAGCTGCTATTGAGGCGGTTTTTACAGGAAATATCCGCGATACTGATCAAATGCTTGGCGGGTGTCGTCAAGAAAATTCAAGGGTGCAAGTTAAAGGTATTACCGTCAAACAAGAAAAGCCAGAAGGAATACAAAGCTTGAAAATTCGCTGTTAG